The Denticeps clupeoides chromosome 5, fDenClu1.1, whole genome shotgun sequence genome includes a region encoding these proteins:
- the erbin gene encoding erbin isoform X2: protein MTTKRSLLVRLVPCRCLRGEDETVTSLDYSHCSLEQVPKEIFGFEKSLEELYLDANQIEELPKQLFNCQSLHRLSLPDNDLSVLPAAIANLINLRELDVSKNSIQEFPENIKNCKVLTIVEASVNPISKLPEGFTQLLSLTQLYLNDAFLEFLPASFGRLTKLQILELRENQLKMLPKSMHKLTQLERLDLGSNEFTEVPEVLEQLTGIRELWMDGNRLSILPGMVGTLKQLCYLDVSKNNIETVDEQICGCENLQDLLLSNNALTQLPESIGSLRKMTALKVDDNQLLHLPDSVGGLSLLDELDCSFNEIESLPASIGQCVNLRTFAADHNFLTQLPPEMGSWNNATVLFLHSNKLEFLPEEMGDMARLRVLNLSDNKLKNLPFSFTKLTQMTAMWLSENQSKPLIPLQKDEDPETHKTVLTNYMFPQQPRNEDNVHNSDSESFNPALWEEQRKQRAQVAFECDEDKDEREAPSREGHLRRYPTPYPEELKNMVKTAQSVAHRLKEDETATDGVKERNCVGVQDVGVKVVEKVFADGPALDIMQKVPDVQTTHQIAETIERVPLKLSEDPRAMVNHDDTLEDPEDLSSEEEEMKVAQMRPPLIEISINQPKVLSLNKDKKDDSRDSDSLLDETVANSNQNNSNCSSPSHMSDSVSLTTDSSQDNSLCTPERETKMPLVSQNRSEDKNLNQLKGVSLLPNCNGSDISLQKLLTCQQPEKMRELDLSMEEKLALIGHSLNRSDPYNKWDQMNMNLAKLSTDNSLQFEDLEQTNKGSVVLRNDNAFSSLENLENGNQLAQTPSSDYLSEHADEPSVFLLKHDGNGDIALSHSTEDLSPEKRCPPPPVTKSHSITNMETGKMKLYPIESDSGSHEHVPTGRLPMSSGHAQSIVRSKSASLLNDQPLQLHPGSSTSSSDLLSSTRPPMATIRPPPPQYNVQYSSSALPKDNLWAQRMPMPLDQGYVPSQHSLANINYSNRNNAPPYPMQPSQWAPPGTPETWTKERMLPPGVQRGTLHRQSSSSSTVSMGTHDSRCVRMPEGDYLTYREVHTMGRGPPVSQAGQRPLSARTYSIDGPNVARPQSARPLPHELPERTMSVSDFSYQQGSPGKRANVRVKSEHSLLDGPPSGGRVPADWREHVMRHIEAKKMEKDDVFSPHGQPGYSTDPQRKVPLMNGRPQMSCAPPMGRHPSREQLIDYLMLKVSQQPQQSPRAAQEFVQHEIHVKMEKNPELGFSISGGVGGRGNPFHPDDNGIFVTRVQPEGPASKVLQPGDKIIKANGYSFLNIDHSNAVSLLKTLPNTVDLVVIRELSA from the exons ATGACGACCAAGCGCAGTCTGCTGGTGCGGCTGGTGCCCTGTCGCTGTCTGCGTGGAGAGGACGAAACGGTTACTTCACTGGATTACTCCCATTGCAGCCTGGAACAGGTCCCCAAAGAGATCTTTGGCTTTGAGAAGTCACTGGAAGAGCTGTACCTCGATGCCAACCAGATTGAGGAGCTGCCCAAA CAACTGTTTAACTGCCAGTCCCTCCACCGTCTAAGTCTGCCAGATAACGACCTGTCTGTGTTGCCTGCGGCAATCGCCAACCTCATCAATCTCAGGGAGCTTGATGTCAGCAAGAACA GCATCCAAGAATTTCCTGAAAATATCAAAAACTGCAAAGTTTTGACAATTGTTGAAGCAAGCGTCAATCCCATCTCCAA GCTCCCAGAGGGTTTTACTCAGCTACTCAGCCTCACCCAGCTTTACCTGAATGATGCATTTCTGGAGTTCCTGCCTGCCAGTTTTGGCAG ATTAACGAAACTGCAGATTCTGGAGCTGAGGGAAAACCAGTTAAAGATGTTGCCAAA AAGCATGCACAAACTCACTCAGCTGGAGCGATTGGATCTGGGCAGTAATGAGTTCACTGAAGTG CCTGAAGTATTGGAGCAACTAACAGGAATTCGAGAGCTGTGGATGGATGGGAACAGACTGTCCATTTTGCCAGGG ATGGTCGGGACCCTGAAGCAACTCTGCTACCTGGACGTATCCAAGAACAACATTGAAACAGTGGATGAGCAGATATGTGGTTGTGAGAACCTGCAGGACCTTTTGCTTTCCAACAATGCACTGACTCAGCTGCCGGAGTCTATAG GCTCCCTGCGTAAGATGACTGCTCTGAAAGTGGATGACAACCAGCTCTTGCACCTTCCGGACTCTGTTGGAGG CCTTTCATTGTTGGATGAACTTGACTGCAGTTTTAATGAGATAGAGTCTCTACCAGCCTCCATTGGTCAGTGTGTCAATCTACGAACCTTTGCTGCTGATCACAATTTCCTCACACAGCTGCCTCCAGAG ATGGGCAGCTGGAATAATGCCACAGTTCTGTTCCTGCACTCCAACAAGCTGGAATTCCTGCCAGAAGAGATGGGAGACATGGCCAGACTTAGAGTCCTCAACCTAAGTGACAATAA ACTAAAGAATCTTCCCTTCAGCTTTACAAAATTGACTCAAATGACTGCAATGTGGCTTTCTGAAAACCAG TCCAAACCACTCATCCCTCTACAAAAGGACGAGGatccagaaacacacaaaacagtgcTTACAAACTACATGTTTCCTCAACAGCCAAGGAACGAAGACA ATGTGCATAACTCGGACAGTGAAAGTTTCAACCCTGCTTTGTGGGAAGAGCAGCGCAAGCAGCGGGCACAGGTTGCATTTGAGTGTGACGAGGACAAAGATGAGCGAGAGGCTCCTTCACGG GAGGGCCACCTGAGGCGGTACCCTACACCATATCCAGAAGAGCTGAAGAACATGGTGAAAACAGCACAGTCAGTGGCCCATCGGCTGAAAGAGGATGAAACTGCAACTGATGGCGTAAAGGAGAGAAACTGTGTGGGGGTGCAGGACGTTGGTGTGAAG GTAGTTGAGAAGGTCTTTGCCGATGGCCCTGCTCTGGATATCATGCAGAAAGTGCCTGATGTCCAGACCACTCATCAAATTGCAGAGACTATAGAGAGAGTCCCACTCAAGTTATCTGAAGACCCCAGAGCCATGGTCAACCACGATGACACACTGGAG GACCCTGAGGACCTGTCAtctgaggaagaggagatgaAGGTTGCACAAATGAGACCTCCTCTCATAGAGATCTCAATAAACCAGCCCAAAGTGCTGTCCctgaacaaggacaaaaaaG atgaCAGCAGAGACTCAGACTCACTGCTTGATGAAACCGTGGCCAACAGCAACCAGAACAACAGTAACTGCTCATCTCCATCACACATGTCTGACTCTGTGTCCCTTACAACAGACAGTAGCCAGGACAATTCTCTTTGTAccccagagagagagaccaaAATGCCCCTTGTCTCCCAAAACAG GTCAGAAGACAAGAATTTGAATCAACTAAAGGGTGTGTCTCTGCTTCCAAACTGCAATGGGTCTGACATTTCTCTTCAAAAGCTGCTGACATGCCAGCAGCCTGAGAAGATGCGGGAATTGGACCTCTCCATGGAGGAGAAGTTAGCTCTCATTGGCCACAGCCTGAACAGGTCAGATCCTTACAACAAGTGGGATCAGATGAACATGAATTTGGCCAAACTATCCACTGATAACAGTTTGCAGTTTGAAGACCTTGAACAAACCAACAAGGGCTCTGTTGTACTGCGGAATGACAATGCTTTTTCCTCTTTGGAAAATCTGGAAAATGGTAACCAGCTAGCCCAGACTCCATCCAGTGACTACCTCAGTGAGCATGCTGATGAACCTTCTGTGTTCCTGCTGAAGCATGATGGGAATGGTGACATTGCTCTGTCCCACAGCACAGAGGACCTTTCACCAGAAAAGAGATGCCCTCCACCTCCAGTAACAAAATCTCACAGCATCACCAACATGGAGACAGGCAAGATGAAGCTGTACCCAATAGAAAGTGACAGCGGCTCTCATGAGCATGTACCTACAGGAAGATTGCCCATGTCCAGTGGCCATGCCCAGAGCATAGTTCGCTCCAAATCTGCTTCCCTGCTGAATGACCAGCCACTGCAGCTTCACCCAGGCTCCTCTACATCCTCCTCAGACCTGTTGTCCAGCACCAGGCCTCCCATGGCCACAATACGGCCACCCCCACCACAGTACAATGTCCAGTACAGCAGCAGTGCCCTGCCCAAAGATAACCTATGGGCACAGAGAATGCCCATGCCCCTTGACCAGGGTTATGTCCCCTCACAGCACTCACTGGCCAACATCAACTACTCAAACCGCAACAACGCCCCACCCTATCCAATGCAGCCTTCACAGTGGGCACCACCTGGCACCCCTGAGACCTGGACGAAGGAAAGAATGCTTCCCCCTGGGGTCCAGAGGGGCACACTGCACCGGCAGAGTAGCAGCTCTTCTACGGTCTCAATGGGAACACATGACTCCCGATGTGTGCGAATGCCTGAAGGCGATTACCTAACCTATCGTGAAGTTCACACCATGGGTAGAGGACCACCAGTCTCCCAAGCAGGACAGAGGCCACTGTCAGCACGCACTTATAGCATTGACGGCCCCAATGTTGCACGCCCACAAAGTGCCAGGCCTTTACCTCATGAGTTGCCTGAGAGGACCATGTCTGTCAGCGACTTCAGCTACCAGCAGGGCAGCCCAGGGAAACGGGCAAATGTACGAGTAAAGTCTGAACACTCATTGCTGGATGGGCCACCAAGTGGGGGCAGGGTTCCCGCTGACTGGCGAGAGCATGTCATGCGGCATATCGAAGCCAAAAAGATGGAGAAG GATGATGTCTTTAGTCCACATGGGCAGCCAGGCTACTCCACTGACCCTCAGAGAAAA GTGCCTTTGATGAATGGTCGACCTCAAATGTCCTGTGCTCCACCAATGGGTCGCCACCCTTCCCGAGAACAACTGATTGACTACCTGATGctcaaggtttcccagcagcctCAGCAGTCTCCACGTGCTGCTCAGGAGTTTGTGCAGCATGAG ATCCATGTGAAAATGGAGAAGAATCCTGAGCTGGGATTCAGCATATCAGGAGGAGTTGGGGGCAGGGGAAACCCATTCCATCCAGATGATAAT gGTATTTTTGTAACAAGGGTACAGCCAGAGGGGCCTGCATCTAAAGTTCTACAGCCAGGAGACAAAATTATCAAG gccAATGGATACAGTTTCCTTAATATTGACCACAGTAATGCTGTGTCCCTGCTCAAGACCCTCCCAAACACTGTGGATTTAGTAGTTATCAGAGAGTTGTCTGCATAG
- the erbin gene encoding erbin isoform X1, whose amino-acid sequence MTTKRSLLVRLVPCRCLRGEDETVTSLDYSHCSLEQVPKEIFGFEKSLEELYLDANQIEELPKQLFNCQSLHRLSLPDNDLSVLPAAIANLINLRELDVSKNSIQEFPENIKNCKVLTIVEASVNPISKLPEGFTQLLSLTQLYLNDAFLEFLPASFGRLTKLQILELRENQLKMLPKSMHKLTQLERLDLGSNEFTEVPEVLEQLTGIRELWMDGNRLSILPGMVGTLKQLCYLDVSKNNIETVDEQICGCENLQDLLLSNNALTQLPESIGSLRKMTALKVDDNQLLHLPDSVGGLSLLDELDCSFNEIESLPASIGQCVNLRTFAADHNFLTQLPPEMGSWNNATVLFLHSNKLEFLPEEMGDMARLRVLNLSDNKLKNLPFSFTKLTQMTAMWLSENQSKPLIPLQKDEDPETHKTVLTNYMFPQQPRNEDNVHNSDSESFNPALWEEQRKQRAQVAFECDEDKDEREAPSREGHLRRYPTPYPEELKNMVKTAQSVAHRLKEDETATDGVKERNCVGVQDVGVKVVEKVFADGPALDIMQKVPDVQTTHQIAETIERVPLKLSEDPRAMVNHDDTLEDPEDLSSEEEEMKVAQMRPPLIEISINQPKVLSLNKDKKDDSRDSDSLLDETVANSNQNNSNCSSPSHMSDSVSLTTDSSQDNSLCTPERETKMPLVSQNRSEDKNLNQLKGVSLLPNCNGSDISLQKLLTCQQPEKMRELDLSMEEKLALIGHSLNRSDPYNKWDQMNMNLAKLSTDNSLQFEDLEQTNKGSVVLRNDNAFSSLENLENGNQLAQTPSSDYLSEHADEPSVFLLKHDGNGDIALSHSTEDLSPEKRCPPPPVTKSHSITNMETGKMKLYPIESDSGSHEHVPTGRLPMSSGHAQSIVRSKSASLLNDQPLQLHPGSSTSSSDLLSSTRPPMATIRPPPPQYNVQYSSSALPKDNLWAQRMPMPLDQGYVPSQHSLANINYSNRNNAPPYPMQPSQWAPPGTPETWTKERMLPPGVQRGTLHRQSSSSSTVSMGTHDSRCVRMPEGDYLTYREVHTMGRGPPVSQAGQRPLSARTYSIDGPNVARPQSARPLPHELPERTMSVSDFSYQQGSPGKRANVRVKSEHSLLDGPPSGGRVPADWREHVMRHIEAKKMEKSTLSRSLNSTHVLYGSQASLALSSIAGWPHMALSSTDDVFSPHGQPGYSTDPQRKVPLMNGRPQMSCAPPMGRHPSREQLIDYLMLKVSQQPQQSPRAAQEFVQHEIHVKMEKNPELGFSISGGVGGRGNPFHPDDNGIFVTRVQPEGPASKVLQPGDKIIKANGYSFLNIDHSNAVSLLKTLPNTVDLVVIRELSA is encoded by the exons ATGACGACCAAGCGCAGTCTGCTGGTGCGGCTGGTGCCCTGTCGCTGTCTGCGTGGAGAGGACGAAACGGTTACTTCACTGGATTACTCCCATTGCAGCCTGGAACAGGTCCCCAAAGAGATCTTTGGCTTTGAGAAGTCACTGGAAGAGCTGTACCTCGATGCCAACCAGATTGAGGAGCTGCCCAAA CAACTGTTTAACTGCCAGTCCCTCCACCGTCTAAGTCTGCCAGATAACGACCTGTCTGTGTTGCCTGCGGCAATCGCCAACCTCATCAATCTCAGGGAGCTTGATGTCAGCAAGAACA GCATCCAAGAATTTCCTGAAAATATCAAAAACTGCAAAGTTTTGACAATTGTTGAAGCAAGCGTCAATCCCATCTCCAA GCTCCCAGAGGGTTTTACTCAGCTACTCAGCCTCACCCAGCTTTACCTGAATGATGCATTTCTGGAGTTCCTGCCTGCCAGTTTTGGCAG ATTAACGAAACTGCAGATTCTGGAGCTGAGGGAAAACCAGTTAAAGATGTTGCCAAA AAGCATGCACAAACTCACTCAGCTGGAGCGATTGGATCTGGGCAGTAATGAGTTCACTGAAGTG CCTGAAGTATTGGAGCAACTAACAGGAATTCGAGAGCTGTGGATGGATGGGAACAGACTGTCCATTTTGCCAGGG ATGGTCGGGACCCTGAAGCAACTCTGCTACCTGGACGTATCCAAGAACAACATTGAAACAGTGGATGAGCAGATATGTGGTTGTGAGAACCTGCAGGACCTTTTGCTTTCCAACAATGCACTGACTCAGCTGCCGGAGTCTATAG GCTCCCTGCGTAAGATGACTGCTCTGAAAGTGGATGACAACCAGCTCTTGCACCTTCCGGACTCTGTTGGAGG CCTTTCATTGTTGGATGAACTTGACTGCAGTTTTAATGAGATAGAGTCTCTACCAGCCTCCATTGGTCAGTGTGTCAATCTACGAACCTTTGCTGCTGATCACAATTTCCTCACACAGCTGCCTCCAGAG ATGGGCAGCTGGAATAATGCCACAGTTCTGTTCCTGCACTCCAACAAGCTGGAATTCCTGCCAGAAGAGATGGGAGACATGGCCAGACTTAGAGTCCTCAACCTAAGTGACAATAA ACTAAAGAATCTTCCCTTCAGCTTTACAAAATTGACTCAAATGACTGCAATGTGGCTTTCTGAAAACCAG TCCAAACCACTCATCCCTCTACAAAAGGACGAGGatccagaaacacacaaaacagtgcTTACAAACTACATGTTTCCTCAACAGCCAAGGAACGAAGACA ATGTGCATAACTCGGACAGTGAAAGTTTCAACCCTGCTTTGTGGGAAGAGCAGCGCAAGCAGCGGGCACAGGTTGCATTTGAGTGTGACGAGGACAAAGATGAGCGAGAGGCTCCTTCACGG GAGGGCCACCTGAGGCGGTACCCTACACCATATCCAGAAGAGCTGAAGAACATGGTGAAAACAGCACAGTCAGTGGCCCATCGGCTGAAAGAGGATGAAACTGCAACTGATGGCGTAAAGGAGAGAAACTGTGTGGGGGTGCAGGACGTTGGTGTGAAG GTAGTTGAGAAGGTCTTTGCCGATGGCCCTGCTCTGGATATCATGCAGAAAGTGCCTGATGTCCAGACCACTCATCAAATTGCAGAGACTATAGAGAGAGTCCCACTCAAGTTATCTGAAGACCCCAGAGCCATGGTCAACCACGATGACACACTGGAG GACCCTGAGGACCTGTCAtctgaggaagaggagatgaAGGTTGCACAAATGAGACCTCCTCTCATAGAGATCTCAATAAACCAGCCCAAAGTGCTGTCCctgaacaaggacaaaaaaG atgaCAGCAGAGACTCAGACTCACTGCTTGATGAAACCGTGGCCAACAGCAACCAGAACAACAGTAACTGCTCATCTCCATCACACATGTCTGACTCTGTGTCCCTTACAACAGACAGTAGCCAGGACAATTCTCTTTGTAccccagagagagagaccaaAATGCCCCTTGTCTCCCAAAACAG GTCAGAAGACAAGAATTTGAATCAACTAAAGGGTGTGTCTCTGCTTCCAAACTGCAATGGGTCTGACATTTCTCTTCAAAAGCTGCTGACATGCCAGCAGCCTGAGAAGATGCGGGAATTGGACCTCTCCATGGAGGAGAAGTTAGCTCTCATTGGCCACAGCCTGAACAGGTCAGATCCTTACAACAAGTGGGATCAGATGAACATGAATTTGGCCAAACTATCCACTGATAACAGTTTGCAGTTTGAAGACCTTGAACAAACCAACAAGGGCTCTGTTGTACTGCGGAATGACAATGCTTTTTCCTCTTTGGAAAATCTGGAAAATGGTAACCAGCTAGCCCAGACTCCATCCAGTGACTACCTCAGTGAGCATGCTGATGAACCTTCTGTGTTCCTGCTGAAGCATGATGGGAATGGTGACATTGCTCTGTCCCACAGCACAGAGGACCTTTCACCAGAAAAGAGATGCCCTCCACCTCCAGTAACAAAATCTCACAGCATCACCAACATGGAGACAGGCAAGATGAAGCTGTACCCAATAGAAAGTGACAGCGGCTCTCATGAGCATGTACCTACAGGAAGATTGCCCATGTCCAGTGGCCATGCCCAGAGCATAGTTCGCTCCAAATCTGCTTCCCTGCTGAATGACCAGCCACTGCAGCTTCACCCAGGCTCCTCTACATCCTCCTCAGACCTGTTGTCCAGCACCAGGCCTCCCATGGCCACAATACGGCCACCCCCACCACAGTACAATGTCCAGTACAGCAGCAGTGCCCTGCCCAAAGATAACCTATGGGCACAGAGAATGCCCATGCCCCTTGACCAGGGTTATGTCCCCTCACAGCACTCACTGGCCAACATCAACTACTCAAACCGCAACAACGCCCCACCCTATCCAATGCAGCCTTCACAGTGGGCACCACCTGGCACCCCTGAGACCTGGACGAAGGAAAGAATGCTTCCCCCTGGGGTCCAGAGGGGCACACTGCACCGGCAGAGTAGCAGCTCTTCTACGGTCTCAATGGGAACACATGACTCCCGATGTGTGCGAATGCCTGAAGGCGATTACCTAACCTATCGTGAAGTTCACACCATGGGTAGAGGACCACCAGTCTCCCAAGCAGGACAGAGGCCACTGTCAGCACGCACTTATAGCATTGACGGCCCCAATGTTGCACGCCCACAAAGTGCCAGGCCTTTACCTCATGAGTTGCCTGAGAGGACCATGTCTGTCAGCGACTTCAGCTACCAGCAGGGCAGCCCAGGGAAACGGGCAAATGTACGAGTAAAGTCTGAACACTCATTGCTGGATGGGCCACCAAGTGGGGGCAGGGTTCCCGCTGACTGGCGAGAGCATGTCATGCGGCATATCGAAGCCAAAAAGATGGAGAAG AGCACCCTGTCTCGGTCTTTAAATTCCACTCACGTTCTCTACGGCAGCCAGGCCTCCTTGGCCTTAAGCTCTATCGCAGGATGGCCTCACATGGCCCTCAGCTCCACC GATGATGTCTTTAGTCCACATGGGCAGCCAGGCTACTCCACTGACCCTCAGAGAAAA GTGCCTTTGATGAATGGTCGACCTCAAATGTCCTGTGCTCCACCAATGGGTCGCCACCCTTCCCGAGAACAACTGATTGACTACCTGATGctcaaggtttcccagcagcctCAGCAGTCTCCACGTGCTGCTCAGGAGTTTGTGCAGCATGAG ATCCATGTGAAAATGGAGAAGAATCCTGAGCTGGGATTCAGCATATCAGGAGGAGTTGGGGGCAGGGGAAACCCATTCCATCCAGATGATAAT gGTATTTTTGTAACAAGGGTACAGCCAGAGGGGCCTGCATCTAAAGTTCTACAGCCAGGAGACAAAATTATCAAG gccAATGGATACAGTTTCCTTAATATTGACCACAGTAATGCTGTGTCCCTGCTCAAGACCCTCCCAAACACTGTGGATTTAGTAGTTATCAGAGAGTTGTCTGCATAG
- the sgtb gene encoding small glutamine-rich tetratricopeptide repeat-containing protein beta isoform X1, which yields MSVEKHLAFSIVQFLRDQTIHGSLSSDEHESLEVAVQCLETAFKISSSDRHLAVPQPLTEIFLNCLLKNDIPILTESSPSPEDTQRAEELKNEGNNHMREENFICAVECYTKAIHIDPRSAVYYGNRAAAYSKLGKYAEATADCERAIGIDPTYSKAYGRMGLALTAMSKYADAISYFKKALVLDPENDTFKSNLKIAEQKQKEASSQVSENTATGLGFDMASLISNPAFISMAASVMQNQQVQQLMSRMMSSAVVPQVGVGGMSDVSSLIEAGQQFAQQIQQQNPELIEQLRNHVRSRSFSSTEEHS from the exons ATGTCTGTGGAAAAGCACCTGGCCTTCTCCATTGTTCAGTTTCTCAGAGATCAGACAATCCACGGCTCTCTCAGCTCGGACGAACACGAAAGTCTTGAAG TTGCTGTTCAGTGTTTGGAGACAGCGTTTAAAATCAGCTCCAGTGACAGGCATCTGGCTGTTCCACAGCCCCTCACGGAGATATTCCTCAATTGCTTACTGAAG AATGACATCCCAATACTAACAGAGAGTTCTCCATCACCAGAGGACACACAGAGAGCTGAGGAGCTAAAAAATGAAG GAAACAATCATATGAGGGAGGAGAACTTCATCTGTGCCGTGGAGTGCTACACTAAAGCCATTCACATAGACCCAAGAAGTGCAGTTTATTATGGCAATAG GGCTGCTGCATACAGCAAACTGGGGAAATATGCTGAAGCCACTGCAGACTGCGAGAGGGCAATTGGGATTGATCCCACTTACAGCAAAGCCTATGGCCGGATGGG ACTGGCTCTGACAGCCATGAGCAAGTATGCTGATGCCATCTCGTACTTTAAGAAGGCCCTAGTGCTGGACCCAGAGAATGACACCTTTAAATCAAACCTTAAGATTGctgagcagaaacagaaagaggCTTCTAGTCAAGTAAGTGAAAAT ACAGCTACTGGACTGGGATTTGATATGGCAAGTCTGATCAGTAACCCTGCGTTCATCAGCATG GCTGCCAGTGTGATGCAAAACCAACAAGTTCAGCAGTT GATGTCCAGAATGATGTCTAGTGCGGTTGTGCCTCAGGTGGGAGTTGGAGGCATGTCAGATGTTTCCAGCCTGATTGAAGC GGGACAACAGTTTGCACAGCAGATCCAGCAACAGAACCCTGAGCTGATAGAGCAGTTGAGGAACCATGTCCGCAGTCGATCCTTTAGCAGCACTGAAGAGCATTCCTGA
- the sgtb gene encoding small glutamine-rich tetratricopeptide repeat-containing protein beta isoform X2 — protein sequence MSVEKHLAFSIVQFLRDQTIHGSLSSDEHESLEVAVQCLETAFKISSSDRHLAVPQPLTEIFLNCLLKNDIPILTESSPSPEDTQRAEELKNEGNNHMREENFICAVECYTKAIHIDPRSAVYYGNRAAAYSKLGKYAEATADCERAIGIDPTYSKAYGRMGLALTAMSKYADAISYFKKALVLDPENDTFKSNLKIAEQKQKEASSQTATGLGFDMASLISNPAFISMAASVMQNQQVQQLMSRMMSSAVVPQVGVGGMSDVSSLIEAGQQFAQQIQQQNPELIEQLRNHVRSRSFSSTEEHS from the exons ATGTCTGTGGAAAAGCACCTGGCCTTCTCCATTGTTCAGTTTCTCAGAGATCAGACAATCCACGGCTCTCTCAGCTCGGACGAACACGAAAGTCTTGAAG TTGCTGTTCAGTGTTTGGAGACAGCGTTTAAAATCAGCTCCAGTGACAGGCATCTGGCTGTTCCACAGCCCCTCACGGAGATATTCCTCAATTGCTTACTGAAG AATGACATCCCAATACTAACAGAGAGTTCTCCATCACCAGAGGACACACAGAGAGCTGAGGAGCTAAAAAATGAAG GAAACAATCATATGAGGGAGGAGAACTTCATCTGTGCCGTGGAGTGCTACACTAAAGCCATTCACATAGACCCAAGAAGTGCAGTTTATTATGGCAATAG GGCTGCTGCATACAGCAAACTGGGGAAATATGCTGAAGCCACTGCAGACTGCGAGAGGGCAATTGGGATTGATCCCACTTACAGCAAAGCCTATGGCCGGATGGG ACTGGCTCTGACAGCCATGAGCAAGTATGCTGATGCCATCTCGTACTTTAAGAAGGCCCTAGTGCTGGACCCAGAGAATGACACCTTTAAATCAAACCTTAAGATTGctgagcagaaacagaaagaggCTTCTAGTCAA ACAGCTACTGGACTGGGATTTGATATGGCAAGTCTGATCAGTAACCCTGCGTTCATCAGCATG GCTGCCAGTGTGATGCAAAACCAACAAGTTCAGCAGTT GATGTCCAGAATGATGTCTAGTGCGGTTGTGCCTCAGGTGGGAGTTGGAGGCATGTCAGATGTTTCCAGCCTGATTGAAGC GGGACAACAGTTTGCACAGCAGATCCAGCAACAGAACCCTGAGCTGATAGAGCAGTTGAGGAACCATGTCCGCAGTCGATCCTTTAGCAGCACTGAAGAGCATTCCTGA